Below is a genomic region from Nocardioides panacis.
GGCAACCGGGGCGGCTACGTCGTCGCGGAGGGCACGCCCGAGGAGGTCGCGGCCCACCCGGACAGCTACACCGGGCACTTCCTGGCCCCGCTGCTCGCGGACAGCCCGGCGCAGCAGCCGGTCGCCAAGCGGGCGCCGAGGAAGTCCACGGCGGCCGCGCCGAAGAAGGCCGCGACGAAGACCTCGGCCGCGAGGAAGACGGCCCGGACCACCACCAACAAGACCGCGACGAAGACCGCGAAGAAGACCGCCCGGAAGGTCGCGAAGTAGCCAGACTGTCACCCGATCCTCAGTGACCTTTCAGGTGCTCCGACGGAGCGCCTTCTAGTGTGAGCTTCAACCGACCCCCTCACCTCCCGGGAGCTGCGATGAGCGACCAGAGCACCGACCCGAGCCGCCGGACCGTGCTGCGCGGGGCCGCCGTCGGCGGGGCGGCCCTGCCCCTGCTGGCCGCCTGCGGCAGCGGGAGCGGGAGCAGCAGCGCCTCGGCGCCGAGCGCGTCCGCCGCCCCCGTGACCGTCGCGGCCAAGGACGTCCCGGTGGGCGGGGGGAAGATCCTCACCGACCAGCAGGTCGTGGTCACCCAGCCCGAGAAGGGCACCTACAAGGCGTTCACGGCGATCTGCACGCACCAGGGCTGCACGGTGAACAAGGTGCTCGGCGGCAAGATCGTCTGCCCGTGCCACGGCAGCACGTTCTCGATCACCGACGGCTCGCCCCAGGGCGGTCCTGCTCAGTCGGCGCTGGCGGAGAAGAAGGTCTCCGTGGAGGGCGACCAGATCTCGGTCAGCTGAGCCCGGACCCCCGAGACGGGCCGGCCCATGCCCACCTGCCCGCGGACGCCACCCCGGCTGCACCCGCGAGTCGCGGCACATGTCGTGAAAGACAGACTCCTGAGCGCCGACGCCTAGCCATCTGGGCCACACCCGAGCACGTGCCTCCGCTGGTGCAGGTGTGACTGATGAACTAGTCCACTCCGTAAATCTTCCTGCACGAGATGCCCGTGTCTGAGGCCCCACGTGCGGGGGGATCTGGCACGGCTAGGTAGGTAGTGACCGTCGTTGCGCACCTGCGACGGGCCACTAGTGCGTTCGGGTTCGCCAGGGGGGCCCTCGTGCGGAGGTCTTGCCCTGTTTGCAGAGGGCTGTGCTCGTTGGGGCATGGGAGCGCATCTGGCCTCAACTGGTCATTGAGCGCGATTGCAGTCGACACGCATG
It encodes:
- a CDS encoding Rieske (2Fe-2S) protein, which encodes MSDQSTDPSRRTVLRGAAVGGAALPLLAACGSGSGSSSASAPSASAAPVTVAAKDVPVGGGKILTDQQVVVTQPEKGTYKAFTAICTHQGCTVNKVLGGKIVCPCHGSTFSITDGSPQGGPAQSALAEKKVSVEGDQISVS